The proteins below are encoded in one region of Verrucomicrobiota bacterium:
- a CDS encoding VCBS repeat-containing protein produces the protein MNPTFLLRRQRGWLAGILLACGLTGLAHAESTNGTFGFTGPEHFPIEQQISNLRCADLDGDGLLDVIVVNNARSKINLLYNQTGKTNRAPARTMKREANELPPDSRFRIESIASEKRIADLVVADLNGDGRPDLAYFGDPKELVVLYNQGSNGWSAPKRWQIEDGQLIPNCLATGDLNGDGLTDLLLLGENQIYVFLQKPDHTLGEPEKIPFTGTLKSVQVLDIDGDGREDLLLSNWDSPNPLRVRFQGAAGQLGPEIYFPMAPIRSYWADDLEQDHKTEIVTIALNSGRAAVSKFIRKPAEKLSTPFLAGQFQILPLNKSTKSKRGMLWADVNADGLSDLLVAEPDSGQLTIYLQQKDGTLAAGRTFSTLTGVSDLAVADWDGDGRPEIFLLSADERQVGVTRYDPNGRVAFPTLIPLEGRPLAITTARLSPKAKPQLAVIVEQDGKRSFVLRGADGHTRSQKLGENFKSNPASLLAHDLDQDGLMDFVVAIPYEKLKLLRQTDGGDFEETDLAPPGGAAEQPWLGRADVDGDGREELLLAQKNFLRAVVLKRDVAPNNGPTNWNFQVKEQINGAAVNSRIVAATALPKAGSPVPSLFLLDGEKKTLTLSERDASGAWQVTRSLPLPFTEFTELCPLGLGDAKPNSVGFLGGSTAAWLPLQGEVWELNELDGYETPIKDGRLSDVVTGDLNQDGRKDLVFLETARNYIDIVIYDRNGKLVPANRWQVFEERTFRGMQGNFPEPREAIIADFTGDGKNDLLILVHNRLLLYPQE, from the coding sequence ATGAATCCAACCTTTTTGCTCCGGAGGCAACGCGGGTGGCTGGCAGGGATCCTGCTGGCCTGCGGTTTGACCGGCTTGGCGCACGCCGAGAGCACCAACGGCACGTTCGGCTTTACCGGGCCGGAACACTTTCCCATTGAGCAGCAGATCAGCAACCTGCGCTGCGCCGACCTGGATGGCGACGGATTGCTGGACGTGATCGTGGTCAATAATGCCCGTTCCAAAATCAACCTGCTTTACAATCAAACCGGCAAAACCAACCGGGCTCCCGCTAGGACGATGAAACGCGAGGCCAATGAGTTGCCGCCAGATTCGCGGTTCCGCATTGAATCCATCGCCTCCGAAAAACGCATTGCCGATCTGGTGGTGGCCGACCTCAATGGCGATGGCCGGCCGGACCTGGCCTATTTTGGCGATCCCAAGGAACTGGTGGTGCTCTACAACCAGGGCTCGAACGGTTGGAGCGCCCCCAAGCGCTGGCAGATCGAGGACGGCCAGTTGATCCCCAACTGCCTGGCCACCGGAGATCTTAATGGCGATGGCCTCACGGACCTGCTGCTGCTCGGGGAAAACCAGATTTATGTGTTCCTGCAAAAGCCCGATCACACTTTGGGGGAACCGGAAAAAATCCCGTTCACCGGCACGCTCAAATCCGTGCAAGTGCTGGACATTGACGGCGACGGGCGTGAGGATTTGTTGTTGTCCAACTGGGATTCGCCCAATCCCCTCCGCGTTCGTTTCCAAGGTGCCGCCGGCCAGTTGGGGCCGGAAATTTATTTCCCCATGGCACCGATTCGATCCTATTGGGCGGACGACCTGGAGCAGGACCATAAAACCGAAATTGTCACCATCGCGTTGAATTCCGGCCGCGCCGCCGTTTCCAAATTCATCCGCAAACCGGCGGAAAAACTCTCCACCCCCTTTCTCGCCGGCCAATTCCAAATCCTGCCCTTGAACAAATCCACCAAAAGCAAACGCGGTATGTTATGGGCCGACGTGAACGCCGACGGGTTGAGCGATTTGCTGGTGGCCGAGCCGGATAGCGGGCAACTTACCATCTATTTGCAGCAGAAGGATGGCACCCTGGCCGCCGGGCGCACCTTTTCCACCCTCACCGGGGTTTCCGATCTCGCTGTGGCAGATTGGGATGGCGATGGGCGTCCCGAAATTTTCCTGTTAAGCGCGGATGAGCGGCAGGTCGGGGTTACTCGATACGATCCCAACGGGCGGGTGGCGTTCCCCACGCTGATCCCGCTTGAAGGGCGTCCGCTGGCCATCACCACGGCGCGGTTGTCCCCCAAGGCCAAACCGCAGCTTGCCGTCATCGTGGAGCAGGATGGCAAACGGTCCTTTGTGCTGCGCGGCGCGGATGGCCATACCCGTTCCCAGAAGCTGGGTGAAAATTTCAAGTCCAACCCCGCCTCGCTCCTGGCGCATGATCTTGACCAGGACGGTTTGATGGATTTTGTCGTCGCCATCCCCTATGAAAAGTTGAAACTGCTGCGGCAGACGGATGGCGGAGACTTCGAGGAAACCGATCTGGCCCCCCCGGGTGGCGCGGCGGAGCAACCCTGGCTGGGCCGCGCCGACGTGGATGGCGACGGGCGGGAAGAGCTGTTGCTGGCGCAGAAAAATTTTCTGCGCGCGGTGGTCTTGAAACGCGATGTCGCCCCGAACAACGGTCCCACCAACTGGAATTTCCAAGTCAAGGAACAGATCAATGGCGCTGCCGTCAATTCGCGGATTGTCGCCGCCACCGCCCTGCCCAAGGCGGGCAGCCCGGTTCCTTCGTTGTTCCTGCTGGATGGCGAGAAAAAGACGCTGACCCTATCCGAACGCGATGCCAGCGGCGCCTGGCAGGTGACGCGCAGTCTGCCCTTGCCCTTTACCGAATTCACCGAGCTTTGCCCCTTGGGTCTGGGCGATGCCAAGCCGAACAGCGTTGGCTTCCTGGGTGGCAGCACCGCCGCCTGGCTGCCGCTTCAGGGTGAGGTGTGGGAACTCAATGAACTGGACGGCTATGAGACCCCCATCAAGGACGGACGCCTGAGCGACGTCGTCACGGGTGACTTGAATCAGGATGGCCGCAAGGACCTGGTTTTCCTGGAAACCGCACGCAACTACATAGATATCGTCATCTACGACCGCAACGGCAAATTGGTGCCTGCCAACCGCTGGCAGGTGTTTGAAGAGCGCACCTTCCGTGGTATGCAAGGCAACTTCCCCGAGCCGCGCGAGGCCATCATTGCCGACTTCACCGGCGACGGCAAAAACGACCTGCTCATCCTGGTCCATAACCGTTTGTTGTTATATCCGCAGGAATAA
- a CDS encoding DUF1080 domain-containing protein, with amino-acid sequence MNLRFTGILAISLIAALGLAGCHCGPTQTAKAKPAAPAATTSAAEPDVDHLFDGRSLDGWRVTDFAGKGQVEVKNGELILNEAVMTGVNYTNPVPTVNFEINLDACRRSGSDFFCGLTFPVQKSHCTFIVGGWGGGTVGISSIDSMDASENDTTAFLSFENGKWYHIRVRVTATKIEAWIDDKQTANVDYRDKVISLRPGEIEESKPLGIATWATTGVLKNITLTHLPAAK; translated from the coding sequence ATGAATTTGCGTTTCACCGGCATACTCGCCATTTCACTCATTGCGGCACTCGGCCTGGCCGGTTGCCACTGTGGTCCCACCCAAACGGCCAAGGCCAAGCCCGCTGCTCCGGCGGCCACAACGTCAGCCGCTGAACCCGACGTGGATCACCTCTTTGACGGACGGTCGCTGGATGGCTGGCGGGTCACCGATTTTGCCGGCAAAGGCCAGGTGGAGGTGAAGAACGGCGAGTTGATCCTGAACGAAGCCGTCATGACCGGGGTCAACTACACCAACCCGGTGCCCACGGTGAATTTTGAAATCAACCTCGATGCCTGCCGGCGATCCGGCAGCGACTTTTTTTGCGGCCTGACGTTTCCGGTGCAGAAATCCCATTGCACCTTTATCGTGGGCGGCTGGGGGGGCGGCACCGTGGGCATTTCCAGCATTGACAGCATGGATGCCTCGGAAAACGACACCACGGCCTTCCTGAGTTTTGAAAACGGCAAGTGGTACCATATCCGCGTGCGCGTCACCGCGACGAAAATCGAGGCTTGGATTGATGACAAGCAGACCGCCAACGTGGATTACCGGGATAAGGTCATCTCGCTGCGCCCAGGTGAAATTGAAGAATCCAAACCCCTTGGCATCGCGACTTGGGCCACCACGGGCGTGTTGAAAAACATCACGCTGACCCATCTGCCCGCCGCGAAATAG
- a CDS encoding nucleotidyltransferase: MKLSPDLREFVALLNSRKVRYLVVGGHAVAFHGFPRYTGDVDFFIAGSPDNAERITEVIREFGFGSVGFQTSDFLEPGVVLQLGRPPNRIDILTSIDGVAFDEAWASREEAALDGLPVPFIGKQCLIQNKRASGRPQDLADIQRLDDAS; this comes from the coding sequence ATGAAACTGAGCCCCGATCTGCGCGAGTTTGTCGCCTTACTAAACTCAAGGAAAGTTAGGTACCTGGTGGTGGGCGGCCACGCCGTGGCTTTTCACGGTTTTCCGCGTTATACCGGGGATGTGGATTTTTTTATCGCCGGTTCGCCGGACAACGCGGAGCGAATCACTGAGGTAATCCGTGAATTCGGGTTCGGTTCAGTGGGCTTTCAAACTTCGGATTTCCTGGAACCTGGTGTGGTATTGCAACTGGGCCGGCCCCCCAACCGCATTGATATACTGACGTCCATAGACGGTGTGGCGTTTGACGAAGCGTGGGCAAGCCGGGAAGAGGCTGCGTTGGATGGTTTGCCGGTGCCCTTTATCGGCAAACAGTGCCTCATTCAAAATAAGCGCGCCTCGGGACGTCCCCAAGACCTAGCCGACATCCAACGGTTGGACGATGCTTCTTAA
- a CDS encoding CBS domain-containing protein: MNTSGAVSSVLAMKAKPGEICTITPENTVYEAIQKMADHNVGALLVMSGERLVGMITERDYTRKVALRGKQSKNTLVQEILTTNLTTVAPNQSVDECLRLMTQHRIRHLPVVENQKVLGVVSIGDLVNWIITTQGVMIDQLKKYIGGHY; the protein is encoded by the coding sequence ATGAATACCAGTGGCGCTGTGAGTTCAGTGTTGGCCATGAAGGCCAAACCCGGTGAAATCTGTACCATCACCCCGGAAAACACGGTTTATGAGGCCATCCAAAAGATGGCCGATCACAACGTTGGCGCACTCCTGGTCATGTCCGGGGAGCGGCTGGTAGGCATGATCACCGAGCGTGATTACACCCGCAAAGTGGCGTTGCGCGGCAAACAATCAAAAAACACCCTCGTTCAGGAAATCCTGACCACGAACCTCACCACGGTGGCCCCTAATCAAAGTGTGGATGAATGCCTGCGGCTGATGACCCAGCACCGCATCCGGCATTTACCGGTCGTGGAAAACCAAAAAGTTCTGGGCGTGGTCTCCATCGGCGACCTCGTCAACTGGATCATCACCACGCAAGGCGTCATGATTGATCAGCTTAAGAAATACATCGGCGGTCATTATTAA
- a CDS encoding type II toxin-antitoxin system VapC family toxin, with protein MKPKLYLETTVPSYLTAWPSRDLIRAGHQQITKEWWQTRRNGFDIYISQFVLDEVTAGDADAANERLSALQNLPLLDLTDDVIELAEALTTSLVLPHKAVTDAAHIAIAAVHGMHFLLTWNCKHIANAEMFGTIQKVCQERGFQCPVICTPEELMGI; from the coding sequence GTGAAACCGAAGCTCTATCTTGAAACTACCGTGCCAAGCTACCTCACCGCTTGGCCCAGCCGGGATTTGATCCGAGCCGGCCACCAGCAAATAACGAAGGAATGGTGGCAGACTCGTCGAAACGGTTTCGACATCTACATCTCGCAATTTGTATTAGATGAGGTTACCGCAGGCGACGCAGATGCCGCAAATGAGCGTCTTTCGGCACTCCAGAATCTTCCACTGCTTGACCTCACGGATGATGTAATTGAACTGGCTGAGGCTTTGACAACCTCCCTTGTGCTGCCGCATAAAGCGGTCACCGATGCAGCCCATATCGCCATTGCAGCAGTCCATGGAATGCACTTCCTGCTCACTTGGAACTGCAAACATATTGCCAATGCGGAGATGTTCGGCACCATTCAAAAAGTGTGCCAGGAGAGAGGATTTCAATGTCCGGTGATTTGCACTCCAGAAGAATTGATGGGAATATAG
- a CDS encoding ABC transporter substrate-binding protein yields MKMTFKVLASLVLAMAFAGTASLQTVQAAEGPIKIGALFSVTGPASFLGAPESKTAQMLVDKINAEGGLLGRKVQLVIKDTGGSPEKAVSFARQLIEEEKVLAIIGPSTSGETMQIKALCEENKMILISCAAAEVIVNPVAKYVYKTPQKDSQAVTWIFKTMKEKGISKIAVLSSNDGFGNAGKKQVEEMAKAEGIQIVLSEVYDKQATDLTDVLTKVKSTAGVQAVVNWSIVPAQSIVCKNLKQLGLNVPLFQSHGFGNRKYVEQAGVAAEGTLFPAGRLLVVEELADSHPQKKLLATYKKDYETTFKEDVSTFGGHAYDGVLIATAGIKQAGSTDREKVRDAIENLKGLVGTAGIFNFSAKDHTGLDLDAFEMLTVKDGKFTIYKK; encoded by the coding sequence ATGAAAATGACATTCAAGGTATTGGCAAGTCTGGTGCTGGCCATGGCGTTTGCGGGCACAGCGAGTTTGCAAACGGTCCAAGCAGCCGAGGGACCGATTAAAATTGGCGCACTGTTCTCAGTGACCGGTCCCGCCTCCTTCCTGGGGGCACCGGAATCCAAAACCGCGCAGATGCTCGTGGATAAGATCAACGCGGAAGGCGGCCTGCTGGGCCGCAAGGTGCAACTGGTGATCAAGGACACCGGCGGCAGCCCGGAGAAGGCCGTCTCCTTCGCCCGCCAATTGATCGAGGAGGAAAAGGTGCTGGCCATCATCGGCCCCTCCACCAGCGGTGAAACGATGCAGATCAAGGCGCTGTGCGAGGAAAACAAGATGATCCTGATTTCCTGCGCCGCCGCAGAAGTGATTGTCAACCCCGTCGCGAAGTACGTCTACAAGACGCCGCAGAAAGACAGCCAGGCGGTCACGTGGATCTTCAAGACGATGAAGGAAAAGGGCATCAGCAAGATCGCCGTGTTGAGCAGCAACGACGGCTTCGGCAACGCAGGCAAAAAACAGGTTGAAGAAATGGCCAAGGCGGAAGGCATCCAGATTGTGCTGAGCGAGGTGTATGACAAACAGGCCACCGACCTGACCGACGTGCTGACCAAGGTGAAATCCACCGCCGGCGTGCAAGCGGTCGTCAACTGGTCTATCGTCCCGGCGCAATCCATTGTGTGCAAGAACCTCAAGCAGCTTGGGCTGAATGTGCCGCTGTTTCAGAGCCATGGCTTTGGCAACCGAAAATATGTGGAGCAGGCGGGCGTCGCGGCCGAGGGCACCCTGTTCCCGGCGGGCCGTTTGCTGGTGGTCGAGGAACTGGCGGACAGCCATCCGCAAAAGAAGCTCCTGGCCACCTATAAGAAAGATTATGAGACCACCTTCAAGGAAGACGTCAGCACCTTCGGCGGCCACGCCTATGACGGCGTGCTGATCGCCACGGCGGGCATCAAGCAGGCGGGCTCGACCGACCGCGAGAAAGTGCGCGACGCGATTGAAAATCTCAAGGGCCTCGTGGGCACGGCGGGCATTTTCAATTTCTCCGCCAAGGATCATACCGGCCTGGACCTCGACGCGTTTGAAATGCTGACGGTCAAGGATGGCAAATTCACCATTTACAAAAAGTAA
- a CDS encoding branched-chain amino acid ABC transporter permease codes for MENGSIILQYLLSGITKGGIYAVVAIGFNLIYSATGVLNFAQGEFVMLGGMVAVTLALFVPLPVAVVGAVVIVALLGCLLEMVFFRRLRKHSILHLIIITIGLSIVIQEVALHIWDEKVRSLPYFTGNQVSSITLFGAMISPQVLWVLGAVGLSVAGLHVFLKYTLTGRAMRACSSNPQAAMLAGINISNMRTLAFGLSAALGALAGCVISPITMTHYEMGGPLAIKGFAAAILGGLGNPMAAVVGGLLVGILEAFSVSRLPSAFNDVSAFVILLLVLFVRPHGLMGRPAGDSVREH; via the coding sequence ATGGAAAATGGCTCCATCATATTGCAGTATCTGCTATCCGGCATCACCAAGGGCGGCATCTATGCCGTCGTGGCGATCGGATTCAACCTGATCTACAGCGCCACCGGCGTGCTGAATTTTGCCCAGGGCGAATTCGTGATGCTCGGGGGCATGGTGGCGGTGACGCTGGCCCTCTTCGTGCCGCTCCCCGTGGCCGTGGTTGGCGCGGTGGTGATCGTGGCCCTGCTGGGCTGCCTGCTCGAAATGGTATTCTTCCGGAGATTGCGCAAGCATTCCATCCTGCACCTCATCATCATCACCATCGGCCTGTCCATCGTGATTCAGGAAGTCGCGCTGCACATCTGGGATGAGAAAGTGCGTTCCCTGCCCTACTTCACCGGCAACCAGGTTTCCTCCATCACGCTGTTTGGCGCGATGATCTCGCCCCAGGTGCTCTGGGTATTGGGCGCGGTGGGACTGTCGGTGGCGGGGCTGCACGTCTTTCTGAAGTACACCCTGACCGGCCGGGCCATGCGCGCCTGTTCCTCCAACCCGCAGGCGGCGATGCTCGCGGGCATCAACATTTCCAATATGCGCACGCTGGCCTTCGGGCTCAGTGCCGCGCTGGGTGCGTTGGCCGGATGTGTCATCTCACCCATCACCATGACGCATTATGAAATGGGCGGGCCGCTGGCCATCAAGGGATTCGCCGCCGCCATTCTTGGCGGGTTGGGCAACCCCATGGCAGCCGTGGTGGGCGGGTTACTGGTCGGCATCCTGGAAGCGTTCAGCGTGAGCCGGCTGCCGTCGGCGTTCAATGACGTATCCGCCTTTGTCATCCTGCTGTTGGTTCTGTTCGTGCGGCCGCACGGATTGATGGGCCGGCCGGCGGGCGATAGCGTGAGGGAACATTGA
- a CDS encoding branched-chain amino acid ABC transporter permease, with product MKLLRTSFPFLLFAVALIATQLIMRATETEYCLTQLTMSLYYAVVVLGLCLVMGYAGQVSLGHGAFFALGAYTSAFLTTHNFASVKDCALAKAFQDCHGFILKSDLYGGQLMVVNPWAAFVAALVLTGLIAGLIGYPALRLKGHYLAMATLGFGLIVNKMITGTDWLGATDGINGVPEWNILPGLIVTGKSAARVPNFYLAGGLLLLLLVLLRNLVHSRVGRALQAIHDRETAANAMGINTAAYRLKTFVLSAVLAAAAGVFFAHYTGGISPSEAGAVKSVRYVALAAVGGMANPWGVAAMSTSLNFCSLRGWFGSYDQAVFGAILIIIISVAPDGPLKPIGAWVQRMFKRIFNRGKAEHGAA from the coding sequence ATGAAACTCTTGCGCACCTCATTCCCCTTTCTGTTATTTGCCGTGGCGCTGATCGCCACGCAACTGATCATGCGCGCCACGGAGACGGAGTATTGCCTCACGCAGCTCACCATGTCGCTTTATTACGCCGTCGTGGTGCTGGGCCTGTGCCTGGTGATGGGTTATGCCGGGCAGGTGTCGCTGGGGCACGGCGCGTTCTTCGCCCTGGGCGCGTACACCTCGGCCTTCCTCACCACCCATAACTTTGCTTCCGTGAAAGACTGCGCCCTCGCCAAGGCATTTCAGGACTGCCACGGCTTCATTCTGAAGAGTGATCTGTACGGCGGCCAGCTTATGGTGGTGAATCCGTGGGCGGCATTCGTAGCGGCGCTGGTCCTTACGGGGTTGATCGCCGGCCTGATCGGGTACCCGGCGCTGCGGTTGAAGGGTCATTACCTGGCCATGGCCACGCTGGGCTTTGGCCTGATCGTCAATAAGATGATCACCGGCACCGACTGGCTGGGGGCCACCGATGGCATCAATGGCGTGCCGGAATGGAACATCCTGCCCGGCCTGATCGTCACCGGCAAATCGGCGGCGCGCGTTCCCAACTTCTACCTCGCGGGCGGACTGCTGCTGCTGTTGTTGGTGCTGCTGCGCAACCTGGTGCATTCGCGGGTAGGCCGGGCATTGCAGGCTATTCATGACCGGGAGACTGCGGCGAACGCAATGGGGATCAACACCGCTGCGTACCGGCTGAAGACCTTTGTGCTCAGTGCCGTGCTCGCCGCCGCCGCCGGGGTGTTCTTTGCCCATTACACCGGCGGCATCTCGCCCTCGGAGGCCGGCGCGGTGAAATCCGTGCGATACGTGGCGCTGGCGGCCGTGGGCGGCATGGCCAATCCGTGGGGCGTGGCCGCCATGAGCACCTCGCTGAACTTCTGTTCCTTGCGCGGCTGGTTTGGCAGCTACGATCAGGCGGTGTTTGGCGCGATTCTGATTATCATTATTTCCGTGGCGCCGGATGGCCCGTTGAAACCGATTGGGGCCTGGGTGCAACGCATGTTCAAACGCATCTTCAACCGGGGAAAGGCGGAACATGGCGCTGCTTGA
- a CDS encoding ABC transporter ATP-binding protein → MALLETKNVRRCFGGLVAINQVSFRVEPGQIKGLIGPNGAGKTTMFNIISGLLRQDEGEILFKGRPIHGLKPFQIARLGISRTFQNPSLFLQMNVVENVMVGRHRRSHWEFLGCCLRFPGQPKEERDIRAAAMKQLEFFGLAGLAETPASALAFGQRRMVELARALATEPELLLLDEPASGLNNKEKEDLGALIRRIRDLGVTVLLVEHDMTMVMSLSDDIVVLHHGTPIAEGPPAVIQNDPKVISVYLGGDFEHVAASK, encoded by the coding sequence ATGGCGCTGCTTGAAACCAAAAACGTGCGCCGCTGCTTTGGCGGACTGGTGGCGATCAACCAGGTCAGCTTCCGCGTTGAGCCCGGCCAGATCAAGGGCCTGATCGGCCCCAACGGCGCGGGCAAGACCACGATGTTCAACATCATCTCCGGCCTGCTGCGGCAGGACGAAGGGGAAATCCTGTTCAAAGGCCGCCCCATCCACGGGCTCAAGCCGTTTCAAATTGCCCGGCTGGGCATCTCGCGCACCTTCCAGAACCCCAGCCTCTTCCTCCAGATGAACGTCGTGGAGAACGTCATGGTGGGACGCCATCGGCGCAGCCATTGGGAGTTCCTGGGTTGCTGCCTGCGGTTTCCCGGCCAGCCAAAAGAGGAGCGGGACATCCGCGCGGCGGCGATGAAGCAACTGGAATTCTTCGGGCTGGCCGGGCTGGCGGAAACTCCGGCCAGCGCGCTCGCCTTTGGCCAGCGGCGCATGGTGGAACTGGCCCGCGCCCTGGCCACGGAACCGGAATTGCTGCTGCTGGATGAACCGGCCAGCGGCCTGAACAACAAGGAAAAGGAAGACCTGGGCGCGCTCATCCGCCGGATTCGCGACCTCGGCGTCACCGTCTTGCTGGTCGAGCATGACATGACGATGGTGATGTCGCTCTCGGATGACATTGTGGTATTGCACCACGGCACGCCGATTGCGGAAGGCCCGCCGGCGGTGATCCAGAACGATCCCAAGGTGATCAGCGTCTATTTGGGCGGAGATTTTGAGCATGTTGCTGCAAGTAAATAA
- a CDS encoding ABC transporter ATP-binding protein, producing the protein MLLQVNNLRCGYGSLEVIHGVSLHVNAGEIVGLLGANGAGKTSLLKAMVGLLSPTHGDVRLDGRSVRGLPPWRSVSNAMVLVPEGKMIFADMTVHENLLMGGYHNPDRTLQMELILDRFPRLRERISQLGGTLSGGEQQMLALGRALMARPRLLLLDEPSMGLAPLMVKEVFAEIQRLKDLGVTVLIVEQNALATLQIADRAYVLETGEIILEGQAADLRHNPEVKRAYLGKG; encoded by the coding sequence ATGTTGCTGCAAGTAAATAACCTGCGCTGCGGCTACGGCAGCCTGGAAGTGATTCACGGCGTCAGCCTGCATGTGAATGCGGGCGAGATCGTGGGGCTGCTGGGCGCCAACGGCGCGGGCAAGACCTCGCTGCTCAAGGCGATGGTCGGCCTGCTCTCCCCCACGCATGGCGACGTGCGCCTCGATGGCCGATCCGTGCGCGGCCTGCCCCCCTGGCGTAGCGTCAGCAACGCCATGGTGCTGGTGCCCGAGGGTAAAATGATCTTTGCCGACATGACCGTGCATGAAAACCTGCTCATGGGCGGTTACCATAATCCCGATCGCACGTTGCAGATGGAACTCATCCTCGACCGCTTCCCGCGGCTGCGCGAGCGCATCAGCCAATTGGGCGGCACCCTCTCCGGCGGCGAACAGCAGATGCTCGCCCTGGGGCGCGCCCTGATGGCCCGGCCAAGACTGCTGCTGCTGGACGAACCCTCGATGGGCCTGGCCCCGCTGATGGTCAAGGAGGTCTTTGCGGAGATTCAGCGGCTCAAAGACCTGGGCGTCACCGTGCTCATCGTGGAACAAAACGCCCTGGCCACCCTGCAAATCGCCGACCGCGCCTACGTGCTCGAAACCGGCGAGATCATCCTGGAAGGCCAGGCCGCCGACCTCCGGCACAACCCCGAGGTCAAGCGCGCTTATCTGGGGAAAGGGTGA